The region GAAGAGCGTCTCGCTGCAGCCCAGAGCAGCGACATCGAACAGCTGCACGAAACCAACCCGCTGCGCGACGGTCTGTCCGAGTCGAATCCGCAGCGTTTCCGCGTGGAGCGCCCGAAGTCCAGCTTCGCCTCCTGGTATCAGTTCTTCCCACGTTCCGAAGGCGCCTACTACGGCGAAGACGGCAAGATCGTCCCCGGCAACCTCAAGACGTCGGTCGCCGGCTTGGAACGTGCCGCAGCCGAAGGCTTCAACATTGTGTATTTGCCGCCGATCTTCCCGATTGGCGTGACCAACCGCAAGGGACGCAACAATTCCCTGGTAGCCGGCCCGAACGATCCGGGCTCCCCGTTCGGCATCGGTTCCGAACTGGGTGGCCACGACACCGTTGACCCGCAGCTTGGCACCATGGACGATTTCAAGGCATTCTGCGAGCGCGCCCACGAGCTGGGCTTGGAAATCGCGCTTGATTTTGCCCTGCAGTGCTCTCCTGACCACCCGTGGGTCAAGGCACATCCGAACTGGTTCCGCACCAAGCCGGACGGCACCATCGCATTCGCCGAGAATCCGCCAAAAAAGTATCAGGATATTTACCCAATCGACTTCAATGCCGACATGGAAGGCATCGAAAAAGAAGTCGAACGCATTATGGATCTGTGGGTCAAGGCGGGTGTGACGATCTTCCGCGTTGACAATCCTCACACCAAGCCGGTGCGTTTCTGGCAGGATGTGATCGCCGCCGTTACGAAGAAGCATCCGGAAGTGCTATTCCTCGCTGAGGCGTTCACCCGCCCGGGCATGATGCGCGCGCTGAGCTATGTGGGCTTCACGCAGTCGCACTGCTACTTCCCGTGGCGCAACACCAAGGAAGAGCTCGAAGAGTACTTCGAAGAGACCAACGGCGATGGCGGCTTCTACCAGCACAACACGTTCTGGCCTACCACTCCGGATATTCTCACCGCCTACCTGCGAGACAACGGCATCGCCGGTCACGCGGTGCGTGCGGTGCTCGCCGCTATGGGTAGCCCGAGCTGGGGTATTTACAACGGCTACGAGCTAATCGAAAACAAGCAGCGTCCGGGCTTCGAAGAGCAGATCGACAATGAGAAGTACGAAGTCAAGGTGCGCGATTGGGACAGCACCGAAAAGTACGGTATCGCCGAACTGCTGACTTCACTCAACAAGATTCGTGACACTCACCCGGCATGCCGCAGCTACCACAAT is a window of Bifidobacterium catenulatum DSM 16992 = JCM 1194 = LMG 11043 DNA encoding:
- a CDS encoding maltotransferase domain-containing protein — protein: MSQTPNKRTAAKKPTASTARKRTAKAKTASPQAVGEAPAPVIERTSPEQFGRVNVLDITPNVENGLFPARVELGEAFNVTAQVFIEGRTKAGATVSVRSARGREVERFAMTCTNPGLDRWEAMVKIGEHSDLKPWDADYAAVKRKLGEWQIVVEGWEDTYQSWLHDAAIKVEVNDDVENALESGARLLARWSDAKDSKLSAADKKVLRDAAKTMEDKSLSAEERLAAAQSSDIEQLHETNPLRDGLSESNPQRFRVERPKSSFASWYQFFPRSEGAYYGEDGKIVPGNLKTSVAGLERAAAEGFNIVYLPPIFPIGVTNRKGRNNSLVAGPNDPGSPFGIGSELGGHDTVDPQLGTMDDFKAFCERAHELGLEIALDFALQCSPDHPWVKAHPNWFRTKPDGTIAFAENPPKKYQDIYPIDFNADMEGIEKEVERIMDLWVKAGVTIFRVDNPHTKPVRFWQDVIAAVTKKHPEVLFLAEAFTRPGMMRALSYVGFTQSHCYFPWRNTKEELEEYFEETNGDGGFYQHNTFWPTTPDILTAYLRDNGIAGHAVRAVLAAMGSPSWGIYNGYELIENKQRPGFEEQIDNEKYEVKVRDWDSTEKYGIAELLTSLNKIRDTHPACRSYHNLHILPSDDAGVIAFLRQTPAELTGTGKADTVIVIVNLDGHNAHQSIVHVELGDFGFATDKPLKVHDELTGRDFEWGYDNYVSLAPWADVAHVLTVVED